Proteins encoded by one window of Enterococcus saccharolyticus subsp. saccharolyticus:
- a CDS encoding extracellular solute-binding protein, translating into MKIAKRLTIVGSMLGALGILVACGNGDGESSGKAEIEFFNQKKEMQGTLDEIIKDFEKENPDIKVKFTNVPDPGTVLKTRISSGDIPDVINTYPMNADFKEWAKNGVFEDLTGKEYLNNLTEGAAEAYALDDKVYNVPLTSNASGIYYNKTKFEELGLEAPKTFAEFETLVNTIKDEKEVPFALALTQSEGWMLMGYYQLACAVETGGGTAANEALRFSPKGAIKPSDPVFNAVADKLDLLANNPQKNARGASYDDVVALFAKGEALMLPNGTWALPAINNQNPEFEIGMFPFPGNNEGEELVVGGADLAVSINESSKNKEAANKFVEYLTTKEAMQKYYDVDGAPTSVKSVETEGKFPETEGVTQHVFTDKRFIWLNSEWTSEVDFQYLTVDYVSDPNRDKLAASLNSFFDPMKE; encoded by the coding sequence ATGAAAATTGCAAAAAGATTAACAATTGTGGGTTCTATGTTAGGGGCATTAGGGATACTTGTGGCTTGTGGAAATGGAGATGGAGAATCTTCAGGAAAAGCCGAGATTGAATTTTTTAATCAGAAAAAAGAAATGCAAGGAACTTTGGATGAAATTATTAAAGACTTTGAAAAAGAAAATCCAGATATTAAAGTGAAATTTACCAATGTACCTGATCCAGGTACTGTTTTGAAAACAAGGATTTCTAGTGGAGATATTCCTGACGTTATCAATACGTATCCAATGAACGCTGATTTTAAAGAATGGGCTAAAAATGGAGTATTTGAAGATTTAACAGGAAAAGAATACTTAAATAATTTGACGGAAGGTGCTGCAGAAGCTTATGCGCTTGATGATAAGGTATATAATGTGCCATTAACAAGCAATGCTTCAGGTATTTATTATAATAAGACTAAATTTGAAGAATTAGGTTTAGAAGCGCCAAAAACATTTGCCGAATTTGAAACATTGGTTAATACAATCAAAGACGAAAAAGAAGTACCATTTGCACTAGCTTTAACACAGTCTGAAGGTTGGATGCTAATGGGTTATTACCAATTAGCTTGCGCAGTCGAAACTGGTGGCGGAACTGCAGCGAACGAAGCTTTGAGATTCAGTCCAAAAGGTGCAATTAAACCGAGCGATCCAGTATTTAATGCGGTAGCTGATAAATTAGACTTGTTAGCAAATAATCCACAAAAAAATGCTCGTGGTGCATCATATGATGATGTAGTAGCATTATTTGCTAAAGGAGAAGCTTTAATGTTACCAAATGGTACATGGGCATTACCCGCTATCAATAATCAAAATCCAGAATTTGAAATTGGCATGTTCCCGTTCCCAGGTAACAATGAAGGTGAAGAATTAGTGGTTGGAGGAGCTGATTTAGCTGTATCTATTAATGAAAGTTCCAAAAATAAAGAAGCAGCGAATAAATTTGTAGAATATTTGACTACGAAAGAAGCAATGCAAAAATATTACGATGTTGATGGTGCACCAACCTCTGTCAAATCTGTAGAAACAGAAGGGAAGTTTCCAGAAACAGAAGGCGTTACACAACATGTCTTTACAGATAAACGATTTATTTGGTTAAATAGTGAATGGACTTCAGAAGTAGATTTTCAATATTTAACAGTCGATTATGTATCTGATCCAAACAGAGATAAATTAGCAGCAAGTTTAAATTCTTTCTTTGATCCGATGAAAGAATAA
- a CDS encoding ABC transporter substrate-binding protein, with the protein MKFSKKIVLACTVLGATTLLAACGNSGEESSGKTEIEFFNQKKEMQGTLDEIIKDFEKENPDIDVKFTNVPDAGTVLKTRISSGDTPDVINVFPQNADFQEWAKNDIFTDLTGKEYLKNLSEGAAETYAINDKVYSVPLTSNAWGFYYNIDKFKELGLEVPKTWAEFETLVKDIQDKGETPFAVSLTQADAWTLNGYHQLAWATIDGGYDGANNALVHSPKGSIKVGNADFDAVADELDLLHGTGQKNATGATYDDAVAAFAKQNALIFPNGTWALPAVQNQNPEFEIGMFAYPGKEAGQELTVGAADLALSIAKDSENQEAAEKFVEYMTTKEAMQKYYDVDGAPTSVTAVDTEGKFTATSGVTQYVFTEQQIVWLQKDWTSEETFHHMTVEYINSQDRKQLATNLNNFFDTMK; encoded by the coding sequence ATGAAATTTTCTAAAAAAATTGTTTTAGCTTGTACAGTATTAGGGGCAACAACGTTATTGGCAGCATGTGGAAATAGCGGTGAAGAGTCAAGTGGTAAAACAGAAATAGAATTTTTTAATCAGAAAAAAGAAATGCAGGGAACTCTTGATGAAATTATCAAAGATTTTGAAAAAGAAAATCCAGATATCGATGTGAAATTCACCAATGTACCTGATGCTGGAACTGTTTTGAAGACAAGAATCTCTAGTGGAGATACCCCCGATGTAATTAATGTTTTCCCACAAAATGCAGATTTTCAAGAATGGGCAAAAAATGATATTTTTACAGATTTAACTGGAAAAGAGTACTTAAAAAATCTTTCGGAAGGTGCAGCTGAAACATATGCAATTAATGACAAAGTTTATTCTGTACCTCTTACAAGTAATGCGTGGGGATTTTACTATAATATAGATAAATTTAAAGAATTAGGTTTAGAAGTACCTAAAACATGGGCTGAGTTTGAAACATTGGTAAAAGACATTCAAGATAAAGGTGAAACACCGTTTGCTGTCTCATTGACGCAAGCTGATGCTTGGACATTAAATGGTTATCATCAATTAGCTTGGGCAACAATTGATGGTGGATATGACGGAGCAAATAACGCTTTAGTTCATAGTCCAAAAGGTTCGATTAAAGTTGGAAATGCAGATTTTGATGCAGTTGCTGATGAACTAGATTTATTACATGGAACAGGTCAAAAGAATGCTACCGGAGCAACTTATGACGATGCTGTTGCTGCATTTGCAAAACAAAATGCCTTGATTTTCCCAAATGGCACATGGGCATTACCAGCTGTTCAAAATCAAAATCCAGAATTTGAAATTGGTATGTTTGCTTACCCAGGAAAAGAGGCAGGTCAAGAATTAACTGTCGGTGCTGCTGATTTAGCGTTATCAATTGCTAAAGATTCAGAAAATCAAGAAGCTGCTGAGAAATTTGTAGAATACATGACTACAAAAGAAGCAATGCAAAAATACTATGATGTCGATGGTGCACCAACCTCTGTAACGGCTGTCGATACAGAAGGGAAATTTACAGCAACATCAGGTGTCACACAATATGTATTTACAGAACAACAGATTGTTTGGTTACAAAAAGATTGGACTTCAGAAGAAACTTTCCATCATATGACAGTAGAATATATTAATAGTCAAGATCGTAAACAATTAGCTACGAACTTAAATAATTTCTTTGACACAATGAAATAG
- a CDS encoding carbohydrate ABC transporter permease: MKKGSIFNRGWAYLFVLVPVALQLIFFYLPMIQGFFYSLTDWTGLTPNYNFVGLKNFATIFSDQKFIKSIGFTVLFTMGLIVGEVILGIIIARFLNRKMKGVGFFRTAYFFPAVLSTVTLGLIFKQIFNYGLPQLGESLGIGFLEQNLIANEQTVFWGVLFVALWQGVAMPVVIFLAGLQSIPEDVLEAASIDGATNAQKFWNIELPYLLPSLSMVFIMALKGGLTAFDLIYALTGGGPSDKTTTLGLLVYNYAFKSNQYGYANAIAVVLFVAIAIISILQIRLSKRFEV, from the coding sequence ATGAAAAAAGGCAGTATTTTCAATCGCGGATGGGCGTATTTATTTGTTTTAGTTCCAGTAGCTTTACAACTTATCTTTTTTTACTTGCCAATGATTCAAGGCTTCTTTTATAGCCTGACTGACTGGACAGGATTAACGCCGAATTATAATTTTGTTGGTTTGAAAAATTTTGCAACAATTTTCTCTGATCAAAAATTTATTAAATCGATTGGTTTTACTGTGCTTTTTACAATGGGATTAATTGTTGGGGAAGTTATTTTAGGGATCATCATTGCTCGCTTCCTTAATCGTAAAATGAAAGGAGTAGGTTTTTTTAGAACAGCCTACTTCTTCCCAGCTGTATTAAGTACAGTAACCCTAGGTTTAATTTTCAAACAAATTTTTAACTATGGATTACCTCAATTAGGTGAATCATTAGGTATTGGTTTCTTAGAACAAAACTTGATTGCTAATGAACAGACTGTTTTCTGGGGTGTGCTATTTGTAGCCTTATGGCAAGGTGTAGCGATGCCTGTAGTTATTTTCTTAGCAGGTTTACAAAGTATTCCAGAAGATGTTTTAGAAGCTGCATCTATTGATGGAGCAACAAATGCACAAAAATTTTGGAACATTGAACTTCCTTACTTGCTTCCATCATTAAGTATGGTTTTTATTATGGCACTTAAAGGTGGACTAACAGCGTTCGATTTGATTTACGCGTTGACAGGTGGTGGACCTAGCGATAAGACAACGACGCTAGGATTACTTGTTTATAATTATGCATTTAAGAGTAACCAATACGGATATGCGAATGCAATTGCGGTTGTCTTGTTTGTTGCAATAGCAATTATTTCTATTTTGCAAATTCGTTTGTCTAAACGTTTTGAAGTGTAG
- a CDS encoding carbohydrate ABC transporter permease, whose product MKNKGSILSYLFLSLGFILIFIPLYMTVLSSFKETNQITGDFFGLPNPFTWDNFQRLLSDGIGQYFFNSTLISVVSIALITFFVPMAAFSIARNLSRKKAFAIMYSFLILGIFVPFQVIMIPITTMMTRLGLSNIIGLIILYLAYAVPQTLFLYVGYIKTAIPVELDEAAEIDGCGKFRMYFQIAFPLMKPMHATVLIINALWIWNDFLLPLLILNKDASNWTLPLFQYNYQGQYFSDFGPSFASYVIGIIVILIVYLIFQKNIISGMTNGSVK is encoded by the coding sequence ATGAAAAATAAAGGATCAATTTTAAGTTATTTATTCTTAAGTTTAGGTTTTATTTTGATTTTTATTCCTCTCTACATGACAGTTTTAAGCTCATTTAAAGAGACAAATCAAATTACTGGAGATTTCTTTGGGTTACCTAACCCATTTACATGGGATAATTTTCAACGATTGTTATCTGATGGTATTGGACAGTATTTCTTTAATTCAACATTAATTTCGGTGGTATCTATTGCATTGATTACCTTTTTCGTACCAATGGCTGCTTTTTCGATTGCACGTAATCTTTCTCGAAAAAAAGCGTTTGCGATTATGTATTCATTTTTAATTTTAGGCATTTTCGTTCCATTTCAAGTAATTATGATTCCAATTACAACTATGATGACTCGTTTAGGTTTATCAAATATTATAGGATTAATCATTTTATACTTAGCATATGCTGTACCACAAACTTTATTTTTATATGTTGGTTATATAAAAACAGCTATTCCTGTAGAATTAGATGAAGCAGCTGAAATTGATGGTTGTGGAAAATTTAGAATGTATTTCCAAATTGCTTTCCCATTAATGAAACCAATGCATGCAACTGTATTAATTATTAATGCCTTGTGGATTTGGAATGATTTCTTATTACCTTTATTAATTTTGAATAAAGACGCATCTAATTGGACATTACCTCTATTCCAATACAATTATCAAGGTCAATATTTTAGTGATTTTGGTCCATCATTTGCTTCCTATGTAATAGGAATTATCGTCATCTTGATTGTTTATTTAATTTTCCAAAAGAATATTATTTCAGGAATGACCAATGGATCAGTAAAATAA
- a CDS encoding alpha-galactosidase: MITFDKQTQTFHLQNNKISYLLGIEENKYVTHLYFGKKINNYSGGYRYPRTDRSFSPNAANAENRLLSLDTLPLEFPGYGHGDFREPAHNIKLGNGSRVNDFRYDSHEIQTGKPALEGLPALYTEEDDEAQTLIIQLKDAVSQLTLRLLYTIYQDQSAIIRSTQLINESAETVEINRLASQSIDFSSQSLEVIHLNGTWARERQLTREQIHTGIKVLDSKRGSSSHQQNPFVALVDAKTDEFQGEAYGFSLVYSGNHETVIQKDPFDQTRIIMGINSFNFGWQLPVGQTFQTPEVVMVYSHEGLNALSHTYHGLYNHRLVRGKYRLQERPTLINNWEATYFDFNEEKIMNIVEDAKDLGIEMFVLDDGWFGGRENDFTSLGDWVETEGKLACGLENLAKQVHDKEMKFGIWFEPEMISEDSELFRAHPDWALGIPGRERSISRNQYVLDFSRQDVRDNIYQQMTAIFDRVPIDYVKWDMNRNMTEVYSVLLDPAMQGEVAHRYMLGLYEFLEKLTTTYPDILFESCSGGGGRFDAGFLYYMPQTWTSDNTDAVARLKIQYGTSLVYPISSMGAHVSAVPNHQTGRETSLTIRGNVAMAGVFGYELDLTQLTLEEKAEIKEQVAFYKTHRQLLQFGTFYRLESPFEGNDTAWMFVSKDQTEAMVFYFRVLAEAAHPLVTLKLAGLEEDAVYQMDERLVGGDELMNIGFYIDSELHGDYATQRFYLKKV; the protein is encoded by the coding sequence ATGATTACTTTTGACAAACAAACACAGACATTTCATTTACAAAATAATAAAATCAGTTATTTGCTGGGAATTGAAGAAAACAAGTATGTCACACATCTTTACTTTGGGAAAAAAATAAACAATTATTCTGGTGGTTATCGTTATCCACGAACAGATCGATCGTTTTCACCAAATGCTGCGAATGCTGAAAATCGGTTATTATCTTTAGATACATTACCTTTAGAATTTCCGGGATATGGACATGGTGATTTTAGAGAACCTGCACATAATATTAAACTTGGTAACGGTAGCCGTGTGAATGATTTTCGTTATGATAGTCACGAAATTCAAACAGGAAAACCTGCTTTAGAAGGACTTCCAGCGCTTTATACAGAAGAAGATGATGAAGCTCAAACATTGATTATTCAATTAAAAGATGCGGTTAGTCAGTTAACGTTACGATTGCTATATACTATTTATCAAGACCAAAGCGCGATTATTCGTTCTACACAATTAATCAATGAAAGTGCAGAAACAGTTGAAATTAATCGTTTGGCAAGTCAATCTATTGATTTTTCGAGCCAATCGTTAGAAGTGATTCATCTCAATGGTACTTGGGCAAGAGAACGTCAATTGACAAGAGAACAAATTCATACTGGTATCAAAGTGCTAGATAGCAAGCGTGGTTCAAGTAGTCACCAACAAAATCCATTTGTGGCTTTAGTGGATGCCAAAACGGATGAGTTTCAAGGGGAAGCTTATGGATTTAGTCTAGTTTATAGCGGTAATCATGAAACTGTAATTCAAAAAGATCCATTTGATCAAACACGTATTATTATGGGCATTAATTCCTTCAATTTTGGTTGGCAATTACCAGTCGGTCAAACGTTCCAAACGCCAGAAGTTGTGATGGTTTATAGTCATGAGGGCTTGAATGCTTTGTCGCATACGTATCATGGATTATACAATCATCGTTTAGTTCGTGGAAAGTATCGTTTACAAGAACGTCCGACGTTAATTAATAATTGGGAAGCAACGTACTTTGATTTTAACGAAGAAAAAATCATGAATATTGTTGAAGATGCCAAAGATTTAGGCATTGAAATGTTTGTTTTAGACGATGGCTGGTTTGGAGGTCGTGAAAACGACTTTACGTCACTAGGTGATTGGGTAGAAACAGAAGGAAAACTAGCTTGTGGATTAGAGAATCTAGCGAAACAAGTTCATGATAAAGAGATGAAATTTGGTATTTGGTTTGAACCAGAAATGATTTCTGAAGATAGTGAATTATTCCGTGCGCATCCAGATTGGGCATTAGGCATTCCCGGACGTGAGCGTTCCATCAGTCGAAATCAGTATGTTCTTGATTTTTCAAGACAAGATGTTCGTGACAATATTTATCAACAGATGACAGCAATTTTTGATCGTGTACCCATTGATTACGTTAAATGGGATATGAATCGTAATATGACAGAAGTGTATTCGGTCTTGTTAGATCCAGCGATGCAAGGGGAAGTAGCCCATCGCTACATGTTAGGACTATATGAATTTTTAGAGAAACTGACTACTACTTATCCAGATATCCTATTTGAAAGTTGTTCTGGTGGAGGCGGTCGTTTTGATGCCGGGTTCTTATATTATATGCCGCAAACATGGACAAGTGATAATACGGATGCTGTGGCTCGTTTGAAAATTCAATACGGCACAAGCTTGGTTTATCCAATCTCAAGCATGGGAGCACATGTCTCGGCTGTACCAAACCATCAAACAGGTAGAGAAACAAGCTTAACCATTCGTGGCAATGTCGCAATGGCCGGTGTTTTTGGTTACGAATTAGATTTAACCCAATTAACATTAGAAGAAAAAGCTGAAATTAAAGAGCAAGTAGCTTTCTATAAAACCCATCGTCAACTGTTACAATTCGGGACATTTTATCGTTTAGAAAGTCCGTTTGAAGGCAACGACACTGCATGGATGTTTGTCTCAAAAGATCAAACAGAAGCGATGGTCTTCTACTTCCGTGTCTTGGCTGAAGCAGCACATCCATTAGTAACTTTAAAATTAGCGGGATTAGAAGAAGATGCCGTTTATCAAATGGATGAACGTCTTGTTGGTGGAGATGAACTAATGAATATTGGTTTTTATATTGATTCAGAATTACATGGTGATTATGCAACACAACGTTTTTATTTGAAGAAAGTATAG
- a CDS encoding MetQ/NlpA family ABC transporter substrate-binding protein: MKKWCIGFVTFVALMTLGACGNKEKEASEDKVITVATQLETSAEMVKIASEVAAKDGWEIKNVAVTDNVAYNDMVQNGEADANFAQHKPFMEQYNEEKNADLVAVQPMYDVKIGFYSKDYQTIDAIH, encoded by the coding sequence ATGAAAAAATGGTGTATTGGGTTTGTTACATTCGTTGCATTAATGACATTAGGTGCTTGTGGAAATAAGGAAAAAGAAGCATCTGAGGATAAAGTTATTACCGTTGCGACACAATTAGAAACAAGTGCGGAAATGGTCAAAATTGCATCAGAAGTGGCAGCGAAGGATGGTTGGGAAATTAAAAATGTTGCTGTTACAGACAATGTTGCTTACAATGATATGGTTCAAAATGGGGAAGCTGATGCAAACTTTGCACAACATAAACCTTTTATGGAACAATACAACGAAGAAAAAAATGCTGATTTGGTAGCTGTTCAACCAATGTATGATGTGAAAATCGGTTTTTATTCAAAAGATTACCAAACCATTGATGCAATTCACTGA
- a CDS encoding heavy metal translocating P-type ATPase produces the protein METTDKHTHSQNCQHEHDDTHNHEHHGHDHSHGRMPVYLYVIGLILYLVAIIGNFMPIITNSLFTISMLTAGYHIILEGFGETITDSLRLKKFQPNVHILMTLAALGAAIIGDFDEGALLILIFAGAHFLEEYAEGRSRREITNLLKMNPTEARLIQENGETTIVSVDKLQIEHRLKVLPGDQIPTDGRIIEGFSSIDEAAISGESIPREKTVGDEVFGSTINGQGTFTMEVTKDSSETVFAKIVQLVNQSQSNLSQTATKIKRIEPVYVKIVLAVVPIFILLAPFVFGWDWNTSFYRGMVLLIAASPCALAASAIPATLSGISNLAKRGVLFKGGSYLANLANIKAVAFDKTGTLTKGQPVVTDTYFINQEQQEIWQEIIVTMEKSANHPLAKAILDTFGQKTSLDFAVTNEIGRGLVASYQKQQYRIGKPSSFEQFTSEIQEKTTQWASEGKTVVYFSENETVVGIIAMMDTPNEQAKKVIQYLQAQHIHTTMITGDAVTTGQAVANQLGIDEVAGNVLPENKATIIQELQEKYGETVMVGDGVNDAPALVKADIGFAMGDGTDIAIDVADAVIMQNDLMKFKYAHQLSKKLDKIVWQNILFSMFIVALLVVLNILGKMDIGIGVLAHEGSTLVVILNGLRLLVPMREK, from the coding sequence ATGGAGACAACAGATAAACATACACATAGTCAAAATTGCCAGCATGAACATGACGACACACACAATCATGAACATCATGGACATGATCATTCGCATGGACGGATGCCTGTGTATTTATATGTTATTGGTTTGATTCTGTATCTTGTTGCAATTATTGGGAATTTTATGCCAATTATCACGAATAGTTTGTTTACAATTAGCATGTTAACAGCAGGCTATCATATTATTTTAGAAGGTTTTGGTGAAACGATAACAGATTCGTTACGTTTGAAAAAATTCCAACCCAATGTGCATATTCTAATGACATTAGCCGCATTAGGGGCGGCAATTATCGGTGATTTTGATGAAGGGGCGTTATTAATTCTTATTTTTGCAGGTGCTCATTTTTTAGAAGAGTATGCTGAAGGACGTAGTCGCCGTGAAATCACCAATTTATTAAAAATGAATCCAACTGAAGCACGTTTAATACAAGAAAATGGCGAGACGACAATTGTTTCTGTTGATAAACTACAAATTGAGCATCGATTAAAAGTGTTGCCAGGAGATCAAATTCCAACCGATGGACGAATTATTGAAGGATTTAGTTCCATCGATGAAGCAGCTATTAGCGGTGAAAGCATTCCAAGAGAAAAAACGGTTGGTGATGAAGTCTTTGGGAGCACAATCAATGGACAAGGAACATTTACGATGGAGGTCACCAAAGATAGTAGTGAAACAGTTTTTGCTAAAATCGTACAACTAGTCAATCAGTCGCAAAGTAATTTATCACAAACCGCTACAAAAATTAAACGTATTGAACCTGTGTACGTTAAAATCGTTTTAGCTGTGGTGCCAATATTTATTTTACTTGCGCCATTTGTGTTTGGCTGGGATTGGAATACGAGTTTTTATCGAGGAATGGTGTTGTTGATTGCTGCATCTCCTTGCGCGTTAGCAGCCAGTGCAATTCCTGCTACACTCTCTGGTATTTCAAATTTAGCAAAACGCGGCGTACTCTTTAAAGGCGGTTCCTACTTAGCGAACTTAGCGAATATTAAAGCAGTAGCCTTTGATAAAACAGGGACGTTAACTAAGGGACAACCAGTGGTAACAGATACGTATTTTATCAACCAAGAACAACAAGAAATTTGGCAAGAAATTATTGTTACGATGGAAAAAAGTGCCAATCATCCACTCGCTAAAGCTATCTTAGATACATTTGGCCAAAAAACGTCACTAGATTTTGCCGTGACGAATGAAATTGGTCGCGGATTAGTTGCAAGTTATCAAAAACAACAGTATCGGATTGGAAAACCAAGTTCTTTTGAACAATTCACAAGTGAGATTCAAGAAAAAACAACTCAATGGGCAAGTGAAGGCAAAACAGTGGTCTATTTTTCAGAAAATGAAACAGTTGTGGGGATTATTGCTATGATGGATACCCCTAATGAACAAGCTAAAAAGGTCATTCAGTATTTACAAGCCCAACACATTCATACAACAATGATTACTGGTGATGCTGTAACAACTGGACAAGCCGTTGCCAACCAATTGGGAATTGATGAAGTGGCAGGCAATGTTCTACCCGAAAATAAAGCCACTATTATTCAGGAACTTCAAGAAAAATATGGTGAAACCGTCATGGTTGGGGATGGTGTGAATGATGCGCCGGCATTGGTTAAAGCGGATATCGGTTTTGCGATGGGGGATGGGACAGATATTGCTATTGATGTCGCAGATGCTGTGATTATGCAAAACGATTTAATGAAATTCAAATATGCCCATCAGTTATCAAAAAAATTAGATAAAATTGTTTGGCAAAATATTCTCTTTTCAATGTTTATTGTTGCATTACTGGTTGTATTAAATATTTTAGGAAAAATGGATATTGGAATTGGTGTCTTAGCACACGAAGGAAGTACCTTAGTCGTTATCCTTAATGGGTTGCGTTTGTTGGTACCGATGAGAGAAAAGTAA
- a CDS encoding rhodanese-like domain-containing protein, with product MYPSITIEELEQKRQEGIAVIDVREELPFNQNHLPEAINIPLNQLPENINELDDDTTYYVICTLGVRSMQACEFLAHEGYDVVNVEGGMQAYREMKK from the coding sequence ATGTATCCATCTATAACAATCGAGGAGTTGGAACAAAAACGTCAAGAAGGGATAGCAGTGATTGATGTTCGAGAGGAATTACCGTTTAATCAAAATCATTTGCCAGAAGCCATCAACATTCCGTTAAATCAATTGCCTGAAAACATCAATGAATTAGATGATGACACAACCTATTATGTGATTTGTACCTTAGGTGTTCGCTCAATGCAAGCATGTGAATTTTTAGCGCACGAAGGTTATGACGTCGTAAATGTTGAAGGTGGTATGCAGGCCTATCGAGAAATGAAAAAATAA
- a CDS encoding methyl-accepting chemotaxis protein yields MNQIGILVDSMNGMNQSIQAINQIINVINDISYQTNLLALNASIEAARAGESGKGFAVVTSEIRQLAEQSKNSTKEIESIIATIQGQSSETVDQASRSLDGGENQTRLIEQAIASSQEVFDRSTAMIEGIREIENSTNRIVTIQNIVLENLESISASTEENAAGTEEVSDNAEEVLATMEEFVGHVSDLKRISDVLKQKMDSIKVID; encoded by the coding sequence ATGAATCAAATCGGCATTTTAGTCGATAGCATGAATGGTATGAATCAAAGTATTCAAGCAATTAACCAAATCATTAATGTTATCAATGATATTTCTTATCAAACCAACTTATTAGCACTAAATGCTTCCATTGAAGCGGCACGAGCAGGTGAATCTGGTAAAGGATTTGCGGTCGTTACTTCGGAAATTCGTCAATTAGCAGAACAAAGTAAAAATTCAACCAAAGAAATTGAATCCATTATCGCAACAATTCAAGGCCAATCATCTGAGACGGTCGATCAAGCCTCTCGTTCTTTAGATGGTGGCGAAAATCAAACACGCTTAATTGAACAAGCAATCGCTTCTTCACAAGAAGTATTTGATCGTAGTACAGCAATGATTGAAGGGATTCGCGAAATCGAAAATTCAACGAATCGCATTGTTACGATTCAAAATATTGTATTGGAAAATCTCGAAAGTATTTCAGCATCAACCGAAGAAAATGCTGCTGGTACCGAAGAAGTATCTGACAACGCAGAAGAAGTCTTAGCAACTATGGAAGAATTTGTGGGACATGTCAGTGACCTAAAAAGAATTTCTGATGTCTTAAAACAAAAAATGGATAGTATTAAGGTTATTGATTAG
- a CDS encoding methyl-accepting chemotaxis protein has protein sequence MAMLLNSHHLPANEYAVETQALIRNSIIIAVVIAIIVIFFAFFVRNVVKEIIAVFEEYFNELRDGTYRKIKKADKQKGANFNLLNKVRRYVYPDKHGTEIHRLAASYNDMIDGTTGIVKQVHQESDQVATMSESLFELSQETERSVSQLQQLSDVVQELTTNVTTMNNQSQEVSSINQQSMALMNEVNTS, from the coding sequence ATGGCAATGCTTCTGAATAGTCATCATCTACCAGCCAATGAATATGCGGTCGAAACACAAGCTTTAATTAGAAACTCAATCATCATCGCTGTGGTTATTGCGATTATTGTCATTTTCTTCGCATTCTTTGTTCGAAATGTCGTGAAAGAAATTATTGCTGTTTTTGAAGAATACTTCAATGAATTGCGAGACGGTACGTATCGTAAAATCAAAAAAGCAGACAAACAAAAAGGGGCAAATTTCAATTTATTAAATAAGGTTCGTCGTTATGTCTATCCTGATAAACACGGGACAGAAATTCATCGCTTAGCTGCCAGCTATAACGATATGATTGATGGCACAACTGGTATCGTGAAACAAGTTCATCAAGAAAGTGATCAGGTGGCGACTATGTCAGAGTCACTCTTCGAATTATCACAAGAAACCGAACGTAGCGTATCACAGTTACAGCAATTATCAGATGTAGTCCAAGAATTGACAACGAACGTGACTACCATGAACAATCAGTCACAAGAAGTATCTAGTATCAACCAACAAAGTATGGCCCTAATGAATGAAGTCAATACGAGTTAG
- a CDS encoding 5-methylcytosine restriction system specificity protein McrC produces MKTDVVLKANQQTLIIDTKFYQENMVTSYRSQQVKQQSNNLYQLFSYVMNYPAQSEESVGGVLLYAKTKAITQPHHRYTMMGKQL; encoded by the coding sequence ATGAAAACAGATGTTGTCTTAAAAGCAAACCAACAAACATTGATTATTGATACGAAATTTTATCAGGAGAATATGGTTACGAGTTATCGCAGTCAACAAGTAAAACAACAATCGAATAATTTGTATCAATTATTTAGCTATGTCATGAATTACCCCGCACAATCAGAAGAAAGCGTTGGGGGAGTATTGCTTTATGCTAAAACAAAGGCAATCACACAACCTCATCATCGATATACGATGATGGGCAAACAGTTATAG